gattgtggtgttgataattttcatgtgatattgtaattttcttgtgtttatttttataccttgtgcaacttgtcttgatgttggtaaattgataacaatctgatttatgttgaaattgagagcatgtggctattgccagacggattataaaatgaaatgtgggcacgaggtatcttaagtaaataatgagaatatttggcacgtgaattgtccgtgcagttgtaatatgaaatgtgggcacgaggtgctgtgatgaaataataatgataattggcacgtgaattgttcgtgcagttgtgatatgaaatgagggcacgaggtgccgggaaaatatgatgatttaattatgggcacgaggtgccgtgaaaatatgaaaatgggctgagacccgtgtttacgaaaaatatgaaaatgggttgagacccgtatttttatgattatgaaatgaggtgtcacatggtgactttttatttgaaagaattatattcaaaatatttatttggaaggatttttacttagaaagtattataggaaagaattgtattggaaagatatttatttgagaaaattatatttgaaaatatttattgaaagaattatatttgaaaaataattatttgagaaaattatatttgaaagagaattatttggaagaattatatgtgaaagatatttattcgaaggacttgatttaattgggtgtaattgtacttattaattattgagcgatattaatggtattcttgttgtttactgtgcatatcattggttgttttatgttgctttgatgttatttatttcctattattttgtatattatattgcacaggttattagactagtgagtgtcttgactgtacctcgtctctactccattgaggttagtcttgatacttactgggtaccgactgtggcgtactcatactacacttctatacatttttgtgcagagccgggTATTGAATATAGCGGACTTGagtagagttaaagcgggatcataaggattcaaggttgagctgcttggtcgtcgcagtcccttggagtcttttcatttcattgtactgttaacttatAATCAAActgtattgtatattcggtcctcgtgatcattctatgtattcagttagagttcgtgactcagtactaccagtcttgggaggttgtatattataattattttcgttgttagtttaaaaaaatggcttcaaaaatgtaatGAAAATTAGCTTACCTagccttagagactaggtgtcatcactactcctgtggtggaattttgggtcgtgacagtttggtctactttcatcaagtcgcgattgggtttttagcgcgaaatatgagttaattgtttaacgagcgaattGGTATTGCAtcgagcaaatgagctccgaattgagtttcaattaaacgactaggttcgtattattatttgtgactcataggaacaagaatcatcgaatttcgagttcgtatgatgaagttagagcctttttagtgaaatattAAATTGTTGGTGCAAGCAGGTTCTGGTGCGGACCTTTAGTGACGGAAAATAGACTTTTAGTGATGGAAAATAGACTTTTAGTGACAGGAAATGAGTTGTTATTGAGTAGTTTCGTTTTTagctcatttcaacatttttttAGCTAGGaaactcggatttgggcgatttctgAGAGGATTTTCACCAAATGAATTTGGGTAAGTGTATCCTATTcagtttttattatattttatgattccatgattattttcatcttttattagtgaatcaatttgaagaaaatgggatttttgtaaaatctttcaaaaataaaaatttaagatttggaggtcaattCGTTATccgaatttggtatggttgaactcgtatcggaatgggtgttcgaattttgtgaaaATTCTATTGGGTTTCGAGAGGTGGGTCCCACGTTGAATTTTGGTTTactttttaatgtaaaattttaagttgacttTTTATTATCCGGGATTgtttctgatgaattttaatgaagttatacaatcaatttggatagatttgagcggtccggaggtcaattcaagcaagaaggctattttagaatattggcataacttcaaaaaggtaagtatcttgtctaaccttgagtgggaaaaattaccccttaggcattgagtcttatgtgaaaattgtgtaattaaaaattatgtacgcgaggtgacgagtacgtacttggtttatatgtgtaaattatatcggttaaaattcgtagacgcctttatgtattaaattggaaattattggcacttattaaatcctttatttgtTATCCCTCATTACTTGTTTGCCaaagttgtttttatatgataatttggtgtgattgtcactttgatttttatgtgaaatgtCGTGGTTAGTTGGATTGACATTTCTTAGTATGGATTCCTTctgtaaataattattaaattttttaaaatgaggcattaatatatatttatcaaaattttggattaaagaaggctttatcctatgctgagttactttttTATCTctgttgtttttgaggttttatatatgttgtgtggagccttgggatatttgctgtgaaattaattaattttgttgtatctttggagttggttgtggcctgtgggcaaattgtgatatgaattgttatattgtgttgtcgtttaaacactctccttgatgttatttatacttcttaccttacttgttaataatatacatgtgcttggtaaggaagagtgtaaagcacgaagggtgatgtcgtaccatttcagttatattatcatgTAAGAAAAagtataaagcacgaaaggtgatgtcatgccattcaTATACATTAATATGCATGAAGGATAATAtcgtgccatttcatatacattatcatgtgaggatgagagtaaaagtacgaagggtgatgtcgtgccattatttttatattatcatatgttcatggcacgaagaATATTTCCGTGTAGGCGAGAacaagagacatacattatattgtgatatctttttgttgtgtatacattcatacCTTTATCTTGGgctgttattgtgcacctatattttctatatgacttgtagtcgttgttgcttcctgttcgcctcccactttatttcttttattactattggcatttctcccactTAGTTGGTGTATGCatggtgagaaagagataaatgcacgaagggtgttgccggccaattgatttgatctacatatatatatcgGATGAGAATAAGACAAGTGCACGATGGTATTACCGTGCCATTCGAtatgatatgttgaatatatttctcatacCAGAAAAGTTAAGTGAGGTGTCACATgatgacttttacttgaaagaattatattcgaatggtatttacttgaaagaattatattcgaaagatatttacttgaaagaattatatttaaaagatatttatttgaaagaattataatcgtaagatttttatttgaaggaagtatatttgggatatatttaattgtatggattacattctaaagatttttatttgaaaaacttatagataaaagatgtatattttgaaggacttgattaattggttgtacttgtgtttattattcgtttaagcaatatttatggtgttcatgttgccttgttgtttatgtcacaaagttgattattgttgtcatcactgctatttattttctattatttttgtatgctatattgcataggttatttgactagtgagtgtcttgattgtacctcgtcactactccaccgaggttagtcttgatactcactgggtaccgactgtggtgtactcatactacacttctgcatatttttgtgcagagctaggtattgaagatatcatattcggatagagattagagtgtgatcgcaaggattcaaggtaggactgcttggtcatcgtagtcccttggagtttTTCCAttatattgtactgtcaactcctATTCGAAcattattgtatattcgatccttaagatcattgcatgtattcagttagagttcgtgactctgtattaccagtcttggaaggttgttataattatttccgccgtgggtttcgattatctatttcaaaaaaatggcttgaattgtaattaaaatcggcttacctagtcttagagactaagtgccatcacgacgacgcatgtggtggaattttgggtcgtgacattaatggAAGGCCGTAATATCCGTGACCAACCGGGTATCACGGCACGGATCTCGGCACGTACCGACGGGAATCCACTAATTAGTTAAACGGGAGATTTTTGCCTTTTATGAAATTGTACTTAGAGTGggattctcctactatataaaggtgGGGTTTGGTTATTCATTGaaacattgtaacacgcatcccaaaGCATAATACTATTATTTCTCGGTTATTCATAACTCTTACATTGTTGATCTGTGTTTCATTATTATAAGCCCAGGATCGAAGACGTATACCTCGTTGAGGCTGCTCTCGAGTCCAGAATCATCTCCCTTATTTTCAAGCGGTTTGATAATTATTACATCTCTTGCCTGTTTATTCTAGCAATCTTTACCATTTGTATTGAATAAgtccatgtatccttaaaaccacttacaaatttaattgttatccattttttagggtaaacaatatCATTAGGATAGACTGTCTATATCACATTCTTATGGAACGGCCTTTTTTCGAATCGTGTGTGAACGCAAAATAATTTATGCACAGAGCTGCGTCCACCTGACTCCATCTTTTTAAGGATAATATAGTTGGGGTTTTAAACATGGAAATGTAATGAAATGTACCTTATAAACCTTATATCAAACGGGCTCGTCCAAGCTAATTAGTTGCAGGCAtaatttgttgaatttgacaaCCATTTCCTCCCAATTCCAAACAAACATTGGACTATGGATAACTTCAAATCCTCCCGATCTTTCCCAAAAACCAAacaaccctagatctttttaATTCTCATTTTAACTTCAAGGTATAAATTGAAATAgaatctttttaaaataaatgcatAAATATATCTCATTTAATGTCCAGTACCAATACCATCACTTTGGGACTCAACTAATTCCATTCATAGAAGTTCTACTTTAGGAGTAAAGTACTCTCTATCAAATGCATAAACCTTGTATTGTATTCCAACCATTTTATCATATGAGTATTTTGgtactttcaacttccaaatgacaaaaaaataatttgaagtaaTTAATCTAAATAGCCTTTTACCCATTCGCTTAAATTAAATATAGTTAgtgaatatataatttatgtataatcTATGTTTAGCAACTATGGAAAGTAAACTATTACTTCGACTAAATATTTATGTAAAGATCCCAAAAAATAAATCTAgtatttatctttttattttggttcTCATTTCCTTAACTTTTCTTTAACCCACAAGTCTATTAATAGTAGTTTAAAAGAGTTGTCCTACCATACCATATTATCTTTTGTCTTTTGAATTGTGAAATTCCTAACACATTTGTGAAAGCTATTTGTGAATATTTATCGCAAAAGAACATTCTAATCCAACGGTTCATATTCAAAGCCGTCATGATCCTCAAACAGTGGCGGTGGTAGACTTAACAGCTCAAAGAGCAGCTTCTCGTAACTCCTTTTTATCCATAATATAAACTCTCAAGCCTTCTTCAATTCTATTAAAGATTAAATCTTTTTACTCAATTAGGTCAccataatataataataatggcttcaattcaaacttcaatTGGTTTTTCCCGTCTGCGGTTAGTTTTCTTGAACACCCTTTTTTCTTAATTGCTCAAAATATTCCAAGATCACTGGAATCTTGCTGTATTTTCGCCATTTTCTATAACCTCATTTCTTTTTTACTATATATAGTTCCAAGAATTTTCTAAAGTTTGTTCCTTTATTGTATATTTGTTTGTGAGTGAATATACTGGCTCTGGAAAATGTGGTTATGTAGAAAATTATGGTAAAAAGTTGGAATCTTTTGTTGTGACTCGTTATGTCTCGCTTTGACAATAACAAGATTAAATTAATGAATACACTTTTAGAATGGTAATGATATATTTAGAATGATTGCTACCCTCTTGGTCCGGCCCTTCCCACATTGCTTGGGCTGAAGAATTTCTCGGACCCCACGTATAGCAggatagcgggagcttagtgcaccggactgtcCTTTTTAATGATATATTTAGCTAATGACAATTATGGAAGTAGGATGATTTGAAATGTAGAACAGACAAATTCTGTATGCTTTTGAATAAAATATGAGGATAAGGTTTTTTTGCTTATTAAGGAGGCAGGGTTTGAATGTATTGAAGCAGAAAAACCACATTACAGAGAATTTACAGCTATAAACTGTACTTATTCTCTGAGCTGTCATTAATGCACATTATTAAGGACAAGGACAAGCTCTTTTTTATATTGTTTTTGTCAATGTTATCAAAGACGAAATGAGTAGAAAAGTAGCGAAGGTTTCTTGGGGTTTAAGCGCAAAGTGCAATTAAAGTGCCTCATTTAGCGAAGAAAGGTGCAAATGAAGAGAGTGTGTGTACACACAGATATGCTGCACTGAGCTTCGAGTCACATCCTATGCTGCAATTATCGCCGTGGAACCTACACTGAAGCGCGGATTAAGCTATGTGAGGTCCCAATCCCATGCTGCAAAAGTGCACTGATCTTCAGCTGCACTGAAGATTGGTGGAACTTTAAGACTAGCTGCAGTAATGAAGTCGAGGAAGCATTAGAATAATCTAGCTTGAGTTGAATGTGACAGCGCAGGGTTACATTACAGGAATCAGACTTTGGTAGAAAGTGATTCATTGTCTTGCATTTTGTTTCTTTGTGAGTTCATCGGGTGTCGTGTTTCTTTTATAAGCTTTCGATGTCACCACCCAATTTAAGTTGATGGAGCTTCATTTCCATAGTGGTTAGAGTTGTGAACAGCCTAGAGTGAAAAAGCATATATCTTGAGTAATTTGAGATCATTTTTACGCTCACCTTACTTGTTAGGTACCTTTGATTTCTCTCTCTTTTGGAGTTATCAGAAAATTTACTCAGTTAGACTTGTAAATCAATATGTGACTTGCCATGTCGAAAGGTCCCAAGATTTTTGCCAAGAAATAAGATGTTAAGGATGGATGTTCAATCATACAAGATTAGATTGGAATGTGAAATGATCACACTGGACAGAAGGTGTGCATAGCACACATTGAGAAAAGAATGATAGAAGGTATTGTATGCCGTGCTAGGATAAGCTTGAGTTTTAGAGAACCTCTAATTTTAGAGAACTGCTAAATTATCCTAAAAGACAAATTGATGAGTATTGCAATGGAACAGGTCCATATGGAGTGAATGGatatgaggattcatatagcaaAGGCAAACGAGCTTGGCATGGAGGTGTAGTTGTTGTCACTTAGATATGGTCTGAAGTTAAGGATTTAAACCAGGGGCGGATGCAACATAGAGTTACCAGGTATAACTGAACCCAGCACTTCCGACACGGAGCACCAATTTTGTAGAAAAATCACTTAAAATTATAATatatagtagatatgaacccataattttaaaatataatgggttcaatgcaaAAAACTTTAAATGTTGAACCCATAGAACAGTGTTGTAAAAGGCTCACTTAAGgtgcgcttaagccctgaagctcaGAAAAGCTCAGGAAGCACGCTTCGCCTCGCTTAAGCTGCACTTCAGTGTAAGCAAAGCAGTAAGGCGTGTGCCTTATTGCCCATAAGTTCTATCTTGAATAGAGCAGTactaaacaacaataataataagtgTATTAGTTGTTAAGTGAAACATTATGAGTGAATTTGTTACTCTTTCTTCttgaattacatatatatatattttttccatCATTGTGCCTTTTTTTTTACTAAAGCTCACATTTTAATTGcactttgcgcttaaagccccaatagACCTGGAGCGCTTTTTAGAGCTTTTCGCTTCTGACAACACTGCCATAGAATAAAAATTCTAGATCCGCCAATTTTAAACACGACGCCTCTCCCATATTGGCTGTCCAACTTCTAGAGTTTAGGCTACACACTTCAATTTGCGTAGGTCTGCAAATTTTGAGTGTGGATTCCAAATTCGGTTGTCAAGCTGACAACTTCAATTTGCTCCTCATGCTTGTAAAGTTCCTGAGATGACTGGTATTGCAAAACTTTTGGTTAGAGGATTTAGCTCATATAACAAATCAAGTATTTTACTTCTCTGGCTTGCCATTTTGTCTTCTAATATCAGGCTTCATTTATAATTGTATTTCATGTTCTCTTTCTTATTAGATCCGACCATGCTCTGAATTTTGTCAATCCAACTACAGCAAACTACAAATCAGATTTGTCCTCGCTAAGTTTTGCTAGAAAGTTACCCTTCAGCTTCATAAGCAGCGGCAAAATAGTAAGGGCTACATTTATATCAGGAGAAGACAATGCTTGGTCCTGTTATAGCAACCGAGGTGCAGAAAATGGTTCTTTTGTTAATCATGGAGCTGGAATTCAACAACAACCTGATGCAATAGCTGTCGGAACACCTACCGCTGAAATAACTCCAAACAGAAGTGGGTTTCTCTCTGGTGATGATGAATTTGACCTCGATCATACCGCTGAAGGATTCTCTTCTATTCCCGAGGCTATTGAAGACATTCGTCAAGGCAAGGTTGgttaacaccccccccccccccggcccgCACGCCTCTATTTATGGAGGAAAGTTCAAAACTTATACTTTCATCTCTTTAGTAATTTGGAAAAAGGCTTGCAGATGGTGATTGTCGTAGATGATGAAGACAGAGAAAATGAGGGTGATCTAATAATGGCAGCACAATTAGCGACACCTGAAGCAATGGCCTTCATTGTAAAACATGGAACTGGAATTGTGTGTGTAAGTATGAAAGATGAAGATCTAGACCGGCTTCAACTTCCACTAATGGTGCCACCGAAAGAAAATGAGGAGAAACTCTCTACTGCTTTCACTGTTTCTGTGGTATGTCCACTACTTTTTTCTTTATAGTTCTAGAAGCTACTATCCGGCCCGagaaaaaaatttacttttatatCTGTGATTAGTTTCCTCCTCAGGACCGATCTTTTATTAAGAGTTCGATGCTGATTGTGTGAGGTCGATGTTCATTAGTCTATGATTGTCTTTGGGCTGGTTCAAAAGTAATGCTTGTCATATATCAAAATTAAATACATGATCGAAAGATCGTTCAATAGCTGCTATTCTGTTGGATATATTTGTGATCAGTTAAACAATGGTTGAGAGCAGTTATTTTCCAATAATTTTACTTGGTTTTTTTGTCTTGAAAAATCTTTGGTTCACTTGTTAAGTTCGTAATTGATTGAGCTGTTCTGTGTTCAGAAGTCAAAAGCATATACCACAGCGCATGTTGCTCTGATATTTGTTTTGTGTCCGCAGTCTCAAATTTGTCTCAGCCATTGACACATATTAGTTGGATATGATATACAGGATGCAAAATATGGTACCACAACAGGTGTATCCGCTCGTGGTAGGGCAAAAACAGTATTGGCTCTGGCATCCAAAGATTCAAAACCTGAGGATTTCAATCGACCTGGACATATTTTCCCACTGAAGTATAGAGAAGGAGGGGTGCTTAAAAGAGCTGGCCATACTGAAGCTTCTGTTGATCTTGCTGTTTTGGCTGGGTTGGACCCCATTGCTGTTCTTTGTGAAATAGTGGATGACGATGGTTCCATGGCCAGGTTGCCGAGGCTTCAGCAATTCGCTGAGGCTGAGAACCTAAAGATTATATCCATTGCCGATTTGATCAGGTAAAAGACTTGATAAATGCAAAATAACATTTATCAGCTTTCATATCTCAGAAACTACATAGACAGAACTATAAACTGGACTTtctaaaaaaagttaaaattatttataacaTTTTTAGAAAATTGTGATCAAGAAAAAggctctctctctttctctctctctctctctctctctctctctctctctctctctctctctctccaaatAGTGATTATCTTATAGATTTGTACTGAGGGTACTGTCTTATAAAATGGGACTGAGGGGAGTACCTATTCTTGCAAGTTGAAATCCCTTTAGCAAGAGAGAGCATAGACAACCCTCACTTGCTCATTTATTGTGAAAGACATTGTTTTCTTGTTTTGCCAATTCTTTGATATAAGTAAGATTCCATGTGGATGAGAACTGCTCtaattgtcattttattttgcagGTCTACTAAATAGTGACACTAACCACTCAAtagtcaatatatatatactcaGTATTTGTTTACATCTTTCCTGATTAATGTTTAGTCAAGCGACAAAAAGTGTATTAACTTCCATATCCAATGGCAGGTATAGAAGGAAGAGAGAGAAACTGGTGGAGCTAGCTGCCGCTGCACCAATACCAACAATGTGGGGACCTTTTAAAGCCTACTGTTTTAAGTCTGTCTTGGATGGTATTGAGCATATTGCCATGGTCAAAGTAAGCAAAGCTGTGATCAGATGGCTTGAAAAAACTGctcctttctttcattttcttacaTTGCTTTACAAGCCTTTATTATGAATTGGGCATTTATTTCactaatcttaaaaaaaaaaatgtaatgCTGTCAATACATGATAGATTTGCATAGGAAGTATCTTTCTGATTAATCTTGACAAGGCTCATGATTTGGATAGGGTGATATTGGGGATGGGAAAGATGTTCTTGTCAGAGTGCACTCGGAATGTCTCACCGGCGACATATTTGGGTCAGCGAGATGCGACTGTGGCAAGCAGTTGGCACTTGCAATGAAGCAAATTGAGCAAGCTGGAAGAGGCGTGTTAGTATATCTCCGTGGACATGAAGGACGGGGAATAGGTTTGGGGCATAAACTTCGCGCTTACAATCTTCAAGATGATGGGCATGACACGGTTGAAGCTAATGAAGAGTTGGGATTACCTGTTGATTCTCGGGAGTATGGCATTGGTGCACAGGTATTGACTGAAAGAAAGTTACCTTCTTTTTattaagaaataaaaatataaaatttgttgGCTAGTAGTAAAACAAGTGCAATTTTCTTGAGGCACATGTTAATAGCAACTTCTCCTGTTTATGCTTTTCATTTAAACTTCGATGATTGAACGTTAATGTATTGATTTCAGATACTTCGAGATTTAGGTGTTCGTACAATGAAACTGATGACAAACAACCCTGCAAAGTATGTTGGGCTCAAAGGATATGGTCTGGCAATTGCAGGTAGAGTTCCGCTGTTGGCGCCTATAACTACAGAAAATAAAAGATACTTAGAGACCAAACGTGTGAAATTGGGGCACGTATATGGTTCCGATGCCAATGGCCACATTAATGGTTCTGAAGTTTGTAGAGCGAGCAGCGATGAAAGATCTGACAATGCTGCCTGAGAGTCATCTGAACATCCTCAGCAAAGTCCTATATTGGAACTGAACAAGGTTGTTCTTTAGCTGATCTGATTTGGGATTCAATTTTTTGACTTACATTTCTGGTAGCTGTTTCCAACATTTTTCGTTTAGCCCTGTTGGTTAATGTActacttttcttttttctcttgtaAAAGATTTGAAAGAAAGGGTGATTACAAAAACTTTTAAGTTACTTTTGTGTAAGATAAAGTTGATTATTACTTGTTTGGGATAGAGGCATAGTTGATGAATTAACTTATGTCGCATATAAGGAATTAGTGTGAGGAAGAACAATGTTTTAAAAGGGGAACCCGTTAGATAGGATgatcaattcataaaatattcaACGATCAAGGAAAGAAGTAACCAAAGAAAGGGCTCATTCTAGTGTCACGGATTTTAATTGGTTCAGTTGTAAGAGCGTATCACGTGATGTGTGACTTAAATGCGCATCATGAGTCTAACTTTGCGTgagatttttttatatttatgtggAGGAAGTCAttgaggaaaaatattttctatcaaCCTCAGTTAGTCATGAGCGGAATTCATTACAATTATCTTAACTTTTAACTCCATATCAATTGCTCCAACATACAATTGCACATTATTGTTAATCTTTATTACTCAATAATTCACCAAAATACTATTCAATGTGCTAATATTATTAATCTTTAGTATATATTTTACTCGAAAAATATATTTCATTCAGCTACCAAATAaccatggaaaatatttttcaataaaatattttttcataaataatgCCTTCTATCAAATACTCTCTAAAAGAAAAAGTCCAACGGAGTAACGGAGGTTGATGAATACTTACTAATTTAAGTCAGCACCGGGTGCGAGTAAGTTTTTAGTTTTTGGGGTATTATCACGTTTAGCCCCCACCAGAAATTATTTTACATctggtagccgaaaaagtatataaaacttgtataatatataacatacaaaatatgtatatatatatatatatacaaattttatatattttttcggctattatttttacagcggctatacagtATCATTTTTCATTAGTTTTTACCTTAGATGAGTACCAAAGGATCTGAGCATTTTGGTACAGTGAGATGTTTTCCATTTAGAATTTATGAAGCAGCCAGTTTTTTACATGAATAGCCAATTTTTACTAGGCGGTTGTTGTGGTCACGCAAAATCTTTAAAACCAGCCTCCTAGTTAGGCAAAGCAAACTAACCTGAGTAAAGTAAAATTAATAGAGCCATTTGTTCATTATCTCTTTAGTCCTACTATATAAATCAGAATTTTGTTAGGTAAAGGTGGACCAGGATTTAATTATAGGGGGTATTTTTTGGTTAATCAAATGAAAATCTTAAATCTAAATATCCGTCGAGTTAAATAAAACATTTCTTGTATAAAGTGAAGATAACATACTAAAAACAGACTTTTATAGTATATTTTCTCAACATTGTAACATGTGAGTTAGCTATATTTTGGAGGTCAGTTAtcgtattaaaaaaataaattggaaGAATTGATTAGTCAATTGAAAAGTCCGTATTGTTTTGTCATATTCAAAGACTCGAGTCTATCatattcaaagacttaacgatgTTTGACAATTGATAATCCCAAATGAATTATAAAAATGGCATACAAAAGAtacataaattataaaaataaatttacacTCTAGTATAGAATACTCCTAGTAATTTGGCTCCGGAGGCCTGAGTAGAGGTAGAATCAGAGCgaaaaagtattggggagagatgATTAGGCAAGATATGGCGTTGTTCCGTCTTACTGAGGACATGATCATGGATAGGAAGGCAATGGAGGTTGAAAATAAAGGTAAAGGGTTAGGATAGGTAGCCGAGCATTGTCCTGTTTGTGTATTCTCGTATCCCTTCACTtttgttattacttgttgttgCTTTCGTTTCGGCTTTCTAATTACAACACCTATTGTTAATTTTGTGTTTTTGCTTCGGTTTTTCTCGATTGGTATGCTTGTTGTTGTCCTTCTCAGGGGCGGCTCAATGAtatttgtggcctaaagccaaacttcaaTAAGGGGCCCTAAGATTTTTGTTGTAGA
The sequence above is drawn from the Nicotiana tabacum cultivar K326 chromosome 13, ASM71507v2, whole genome shotgun sequence genome and encodes:
- the LOC107809151 gene encoding bifunctional riboflavin biosynthesis protein RIBA 1, chloroplastic-like isoform X1, producing the protein MASIQTSIGFSRLRSDHALNFVNPTTANYKSDLSSLSFARKLPFSFISSGKIVRATFISGEDNAWSCYSNRGAENGSFVNHGAGIQQQPDAIAVGTPTAEITPNRSGFLSGDDEFDLDHTAEGFSSIPEAIEDIRQGKMVIVVDDEDRENEGDLIMAAQLATPEAMAFIVKHGTGIVCVSMKDEDLDRLQLPLMVPPKENEEKLSTAFTVSVDAKYGTTTGVSARGRAKTVLALASKDSKPEDFNRPGHIFPLKYREGGVLKRAGHTEASVDLAVLAGLDPIAVLCEIVDDDGSMARLPRLQQFAEAENLKIISIADLIRYRRKREKLVELAAAAPIPTMWGPFKAYCFKSVLDGIEHIAMVKGDIGDGKDVLVRVHSECLTGDIFGSARCDCGKQLALAMKQIEQAGRGVLVYLRGHEGRGIGLGHKLRAYNLQDDGHDTVEANEELGLPVDSREYGIGAQILRDLGVRTMKLMTNNPAKYVGLKGYGLAIAGRVPLLAPITTENKRYLETKRVKLGHVYGSDANGHINGSEVCRASSDERSDNAA
- the LOC107809151 gene encoding bifunctional riboflavin biosynthesis protein RIBA 1, chloroplastic-like isoform X2, which translates into the protein MQHRVTRSDHALNFVNPTTANYKSDLSSLSFARKLPFSFISSGKIVRATFISGEDNAWSCYSNRGAENGSFVNHGAGIQQQPDAIAVGTPTAEITPNRSGFLSGDDEFDLDHTAEGFSSIPEAIEDIRQGKMVIVVDDEDRENEGDLIMAAQLATPEAMAFIVKHGTGIVCVSMKDEDLDRLQLPLMVPPKENEEKLSTAFTVSVDAKYGTTTGVSARGRAKTVLALASKDSKPEDFNRPGHIFPLKYREGGVLKRAGHTEASVDLAVLAGLDPIAVLCEIVDDDGSMARLPRLQQFAEAENLKIISIADLIRYRRKREKLVELAAAAPIPTMWGPFKAYCFKSVLDGIEHIAMVKGDIGDGKDVLVRVHSECLTGDIFGSARCDCGKQLALAMKQIEQAGRGVLVYLRGHEGRGIGLGHKLRAYNLQDDGHDTVEANEELGLPVDSREYGIGAQILRDLGVRTMKLMTNNPAKYVGLKGYGLAIAGRVPLLAPITTENKRYLETKRVKLGHVYGSDANGHINGSEVCRASSDERSDNAA